A single genomic interval of Agromyces cerinus harbors:
- the purM gene encoding phosphoribosylformylglycinamidine cyclo-ligase translates to MTSNSSYAAAGVDTQAGDLAVELMKASVSATHGPNVLGGVGGFAGLFDLSFAKDYTRPLLATSTDGVGTKIAIAQALDKHDTIGQDLVGMVVDDIVVVGARPLFMTDYIACGKVVPERIASIVTGIAKACAETGTALVGGETAEHPGLMGADDYDVAGAATGIVEADRLLGAERVESGDAVIAIASSGLHSNGFSLVRHVLTSAGIGYTDASAELGTTWGEALLEPTRLYTGPLVELLAGPHGDAVHSLSHVTGGGIAANLARVLPLGSWVELDRTTWSPAPVFRVLNDLAGTTLESTEGTWNLGIGFFAVVRADAAASVISALGTLGLPSWQAGTVTIGDRDFTGFEQGAKGVDGGAVRLVGSYAS, encoded by the coding sequence GTGACCTCGAACTCGTCCTATGCCGCTGCCGGAGTCGACACGCAGGCGGGTGACCTCGCCGTCGAACTCATGAAGGCGTCGGTCTCCGCCACGCACGGGCCGAACGTGCTCGGCGGGGTCGGCGGATTCGCCGGGCTCTTCGACCTCTCGTTCGCCAAGGACTACACGCGTCCGCTGCTCGCGACCTCGACCGACGGTGTCGGCACGAAGATCGCCATCGCGCAGGCGCTCGACAAGCACGACACGATCGGCCAGGACCTCGTGGGCATGGTCGTCGACGACATCGTCGTGGTGGGCGCGAGGCCGCTCTTCATGACCGACTACATCGCCTGCGGCAAGGTCGTGCCCGAGCGCATCGCCTCGATCGTCACGGGCATCGCCAAGGCCTGCGCCGAGACCGGCACCGCCCTCGTCGGTGGCGAGACCGCAGAGCACCCGGGCCTCATGGGCGCCGACGACTATGACGTCGCGGGCGCCGCGACGGGCATCGTCGAGGCCGACCGGCTGCTCGGCGCCGAGCGGGTCGAGTCGGGCGACGCCGTCATCGCGATCGCCTCGAGCGGCCTGCACTCCAACGGCTTCTCGCTCGTACGCCACGTGCTGACGAGCGCCGGCATCGGGTACACGGATGCCTCGGCGGAACTGGGCACGACCTGGGGCGAGGCCCTGCTCGAACCCACGCGCCTCTACACGGGCCCGCTCGTCGAGCTGCTCGCCGGCCCGCACGGCGACGCCGTGCACTCGCTCTCGCACGTCACCGGCGGCGGCATCGCCGCGAACCTCGCCCGCGTGCTGCCGCTCGGCTCGTGGGTCGAGCTCGACCGCACGACCTGGTCGCCCGCTCCCGTCTTCCGCGTGCTGAACGACCTCGCCGGCACCACGCTCGAGTCCACCGAAGGCACCTGGAACCTCGGCATCGGCTTCTTCGCCGTCGTGCGAGCGGATGCCGCGGCATCCGTCATCTCGGCGCTCGGCACCCTCGGCCTGCCGTCGTGGCAGGCGGGCACCGTGACGATCGGCGACCGCGATTTCACGGGCTTCGAGCAGGGCGCCAAGGGCGTCGACGGCGGCGCGGTGCGACTCGTCGGCTCCTACGCGAGCTGA
- a CDS encoding carbohydrate ABC transporter permease, whose protein sequence is MTATITPSTADAQSDGRDGRKTGRPNGGAPRRRPKVTAGGMASSVFLWLYAAISIAPLLLMVSNSLRTTQDMATKPLGLPLPPDFTSYQKAWITASFDTYFFNSIFVTVASVLLSTVVSLLAAYAFARTKSKLFTALEGLFLSGLMLPVYLAILPLFFLLDAAGMISNLWGLILVYGALGIPFSTFVLSSFFRQLPIELDEAARLDGAGPFQTFWRVHLPLVKPAIATVVVFRFVPVWNDFFYPLILIRDQDSYTLPVGITRFFGEYQTDWATLFAGLTLATIPLVVLFLLATKQIVSGLTAGMSK, encoded by the coding sequence ATGACCGCGACGATCACCCCCAGCACCGCCGACGCGCAGTCCGACGGCCGCGACGGACGCAAGACCGGTCGCCCGAACGGCGGAGCACCGCGCCGCCGCCCGAAGGTGACCGCCGGCGGCATGGCCTCGAGCGTCTTCCTCTGGCTGTACGCCGCGATCTCGATCGCACCGCTGCTGCTCATGGTCTCGAACTCGTTGCGCACCACGCAGGACATGGCGACGAAGCCCCTCGGCCTGCCGCTGCCGCCCGACTTCACGAGCTACCAGAAGGCCTGGATCACGGCCTCGTTCGACACCTACTTCTTCAACTCGATCTTCGTCACCGTCGCCTCGGTGCTGTTGTCGACCGTGGTGTCGCTGCTCGCGGCCTACGCCTTCGCCCGGACGAAGTCGAAGCTGTTCACGGCGCTCGAGGGACTCTTCCTCTCGGGGCTCATGCTGCCGGTCTACCTCGCCATCCTGCCGCTGTTCTTCCTGCTCGACGCGGCCGGCATGATCTCGAACCTCTGGGGCCTGATCCTCGTCTACGGTGCACTCGGCATCCCGTTCTCGACCTTCGTGCTGTCGAGCTTCTTCCGCCAGCTGCCGATCGAACTCGACGAAGCGGCACGGCTCGACGGCGCCGGCCCGTTCCAGACCTTCTGGCGGGTGCACCTGCCGCTCGTGAAGCCCGCGATCGCGACGGTCGTGGTGTTCCGCTTCGTGCCGGTCTGGAACGACTTCTTCTACCCGCTCATCCTCATCCGCGATCAGGACTCCTACACGCTGCCGGTCGGGATCACCCGGTTCTTCGGCGAGTACCAGACCGACTGGGCGACGCTCTTCGCCGGACTCACCCTCGCGACGATCCCGCTCGTCGTGCTCTTCCTGCTCGCGACGAAGCAGATCGTCTCGGGACTCACGGCCGGCATGAGCAAGTGA
- a CDS encoding N-acetylmuramic acid 6-phosphate etherase: MSTQDLLLDHQDGAQPLPPTELRLDASAELDSKSSLEVLRLLNAEDRVAVEAVAAVLPQLADLVDLAAERFRRGGAVHYFGAGTSGRLGVLDAAELLPTFNLEPGRVVAHIAGGPAALVNAVEDAEDSEAEGRAAAAGIGPDDIAIGLAASGNTPYVGGALAAARAAGATTALVSSNPDAALAPLADIDLVLATGAEVLTGSTRLKAATAEKLVLNGFSTALMVAVGRTWSNLMVSVVATNDKLRLRTVRILQEATGLEAAAAVGLLASADGELKTSIVAAIAAIDVVDARSLLSRHHGSVRGALAAASA; the protein is encoded by the coding sequence ATGAGCACCCAAGACCTCCTGCTCGATCACCAGGACGGCGCGCAGCCCCTCCCGCCCACCGAGCTCCGGCTCGACGCCTCGGCGGAACTCGACTCGAAGTCGAGCCTCGAGGTGCTGCGACTGCTGAACGCTGAGGACCGGGTCGCGGTGGAGGCCGTCGCTGCGGTCCTGCCGCAGCTCGCTGATCTCGTCGATCTCGCCGCCGAGCGTTTCCGTCGCGGCGGAGCGGTGCACTACTTCGGGGCGGGCACTTCGGGCCGCCTCGGCGTGCTCGACGCCGCCGAGCTGCTCCCCACCTTCAATCTCGAGCCGGGTCGCGTCGTCGCCCACATCGCCGGCGGGCCCGCGGCACTCGTGAACGCCGTCGAGGACGCCGAGGACTCCGAGGCCGAGGGTCGCGCCGCCGCCGCCGGCATCGGACCGGATGACATCGCGATCGGCCTCGCCGCGAGCGGCAACACCCCCTACGTCGGCGGCGCCCTCGCCGCCGCGCGCGCGGCGGGCGCCACCACCGCCCTCGTCTCGAGCAACCCGGATGCTGCGCTCGCGCCACTGGCCGACATCGATCTCGTGCTCGCGACCGGTGCCGAGGTGCTCACCGGCTCGACCCGGCTCAAAGCGGCCACCGCCGAGAAGCTCGTGCTCAACGGCTTCTCCACGGCCCTCATGGTGGCCGTCGGCCGAACCTGGTCGAACCTGATGGTCTCGGTGGTCGCGACCAACGACAAGCTGCGACTGCGCACCGTCCGCATCCTGCAGGAGGCGACCGGCCTCGAGGCCGCGGCCGCCGTCGGGCTGCTCGCATCCGCCGACGGCGAACTGAAGACCTCGATCGTCGCCGCGATCGCCGCGATCGACGTCGTCGACGCCCGATCGCTCCTCTCCCGTCATCACGGCTCGGTGCGCGGCGCGCTCGCCGCGGCATCCGCCTAG
- a CDS encoding DUF3073 domain-containing protein: MGRGRQKAKHTKVARELKYFSPNTDYNALERELTTSSPHDEYSEEASKWAEYSADDDDTYVAEDEQRA, encoded by the coding sequence ATGGGGCGCGGCCGTCAGAAAGCCAAGCACACCAAAGTCGCTCGGGAGTTGAAGTACTTCAGCCCGAACACCGACTACAACGCGCTTGAGCGCGAGCTCACCACGAGCTCGCCGCATGACGAGTACAGCGAAGAGGCGTCGAAGTGGGCGGAGTATTCCGCTGACGATGACGACACCTACGTCGCGGAAGACGAACAGCGCGCATAG
- a CDS encoding NAD(P)-binding domain-containing protein has product MTSPERVKVVVIGAGQAGLSVAFYLRRFELVADQDFVLLDRAPGPGGAWQHRWSSLRLGTAHKVNDLPGMAELGLSFDTADRNLPAKDVVADYYDKFEQHFDLRVRRPMNVRQVVNAGVDLQVRYEDLTPQPLEEQKAARGLFGRRRKTFEEPAEPTAPQHEISTQFLVNATGTWGSPFVPYYPGMTEFAGRHVHTSDFTDAEDFRDKHVVVVGGGTSAIGFMLELEEVAAGLTWVSRRPIDWLDRQELDLEGASAAVAMQDEAARSGRALPSIVSGTGVPKSRRMAAGIERGLLVARPMFDRIEADRVVWDGENSGMARADVIIWATGFRPDLRHLAPLKLREKAGGITVGQGAAWSDPRIFLAGYGPQASTIGASRAGRMIARQIMAML; this is encoded by the coding sequence ATGACGAGCCCCGAACGCGTGAAGGTCGTGGTGATCGGCGCCGGACAGGCCGGCCTGTCGGTCGCCTTCTACCTGCGTCGGTTCGAGCTGGTCGCCGACCAGGACTTCGTCTTGCTCGACCGCGCACCCGGTCCCGGCGGGGCGTGGCAGCATCGCTGGTCGTCGCTCCGACTCGGCACCGCGCACAAGGTCAATGACCTGCCCGGCATGGCCGAGCTCGGCCTGAGCTTCGACACCGCCGACCGGAACCTGCCCGCGAAGGACGTCGTCGCCGACTACTACGACAAGTTCGAACAGCACTTCGACCTGCGCGTACGGCGTCCGATGAACGTGCGACAGGTCGTGAACGCCGGGGTCGACCTGCAGGTGCGCTACGAAGACCTGACCCCGCAGCCGCTCGAGGAGCAGAAGGCCGCCCGCGGCCTCTTCGGGCGCCGCCGCAAGACCTTCGAGGAGCCCGCGGAGCCGACGGCGCCGCAGCACGAGATCAGCACCCAGTTCCTCGTGAACGCGACCGGCACCTGGGGCTCCCCGTTCGTGCCGTATTACCCGGGCATGACCGAGTTCGCCGGGCGCCACGTGCACACCTCCGACTTCACCGACGCCGAGGACTTCCGCGACAAGCACGTCGTCGTGGTCGGCGGGGGCACCTCGGCGATCGGCTTCATGCTCGAACTCGAAGAGGTCGCGGCCGGGCTCACGTGGGTCTCGCGTCGCCCGATCGACTGGCTCGACCGGCAGGAGCTCGACCTCGAAGGGGCATCCGCCGCCGTCGCCATGCAAGACGAAGCGGCCCGCTCGGGTCGGGCACTGCCCTCGATCGTCAGCGGCACCGGAGTGCCGAAGAGCCGCCGCATGGCCGCGGGCATCGAGCGCGGGCTGCTCGTGGCGCGCCCGATGTTCGATCGCATCGAGGCCGATCGCGTCGTCTGGGACGGCGAGAACTCGGGCATGGCCAGGGCCGACGTCATCATCTGGGCCACCGGGTTCCGCCCCGACCTGCGCCACCTCGCCCCGTTGAAGCTGCGCGAGAAGGCCGGCGGCATCACGGTGGGGCAGGGCGCGGCGTGGAGCGACCCGCGCATCTTCCTCGCGGGCTACGGACCCCAGGCCTCGACGATCGGGGCGAGCCGAGCCGGCCGCATGATCGCGCGCCAGATCATGGCGATGCTCTAG
- a CDS encoding carbohydrate ABC transporter permease, giving the protein MSATPALAAPRRRGNTGIALSRRAGMVFVLPALILFAVFIAYPLFTALSYSFFGWTGILRGDFVGIENYVTLLTKLPYSEDIPNAFVHNILLFFGAMVFQNTVGLGLASLLHRLTRFKRFFQTMYTLPYLVSPLVIGYLWSLMLSPLFGPVNAVLRGIGLGELAQPWLGNPQTAIWVVVLVTAWQWIGFPVLLYGAALGGIPEEIDEAASLDGASAWQRFRSITLPMLVPAIGTVSVLTFIGAMEAFPIPYALGGSQGNPAGATDVLSLLFYRTAFESGSSNAIGTSSAIATLLFIFIFGISMLITMLLRRAERKLF; this is encoded by the coding sequence ATGTCCGCCACCCCTGCACTCGCAGCGCCCCGCCGGCGCGGGAACACGGGCATCGCCCTGTCCCGACGGGCGGGCATGGTCTTCGTCCTCCCCGCGCTGATCCTCTTCGCCGTCTTCATCGCCTATCCGCTGTTCACCGCACTCAGCTACTCGTTCTTCGGCTGGACCGGCATCCTGCGCGGCGACTTCGTCGGCATCGAGAACTACGTCACCCTGCTCACGAAACTGCCGTACAGCGAGGACATCCCGAACGCGTTCGTGCACAACATCCTGCTGTTCTTCGGCGCGATGGTGTTCCAGAACACGGTCGGACTCGGGCTCGCGAGCCTGCTGCACCGCCTTACCCGCTTCAAGCGCTTCTTCCAGACGATGTACACGCTGCCCTACCTCGTCTCCCCGCTCGTCATCGGCTACCTGTGGTCCCTGATGCTCTCGCCGCTCTTCGGCCCGGTGAACGCCGTCCTGCGCGGCATCGGGCTGGGCGAGCTCGCCCAGCCCTGGCTCGGCAACCCGCAGACGGCCATCTGGGTCGTCGTGCTCGTCACGGCCTGGCAGTGGATCGGCTTCCCGGTGCTGCTCTACGGCGCCGCCCTCGGCGGCATCCCCGAGGAGATCGACGAGGCCGCTTCGCTCGACGGCGCGAGTGCGTGGCAGCGCTTCCGCTCGATCACCCTGCCGATGCTCGTGCCGGCGATCGGCACGGTGAGCGTGCTCACGTTCATCGGCGCGATGGAGGCGTTCCCGATCCCGTACGCGCTGGGCGGCTCCCAGGGCAATCCGGCCGGCGCCACCGACGTGCTGAGCCTCCTCTTCTACCGCACCGCCTTCGAGTCGGGCTCCTCGAACGCGATCGGCACGAGCTCGGCGATCGCCACCCTGCTGTTCATCTTCATCTTCGGAATCTCGATGCTGATCACCATGCTCCTGCGCCGGGCCGAACGGAAGCTCTTCTGA
- a CDS encoding ABC transporter substrate-binding protein, whose amino-acid sequence MMRRRILTAAALLTGSALLLSACAPSASSGDEQASGDAVTLKVWSWRTEDVEAYNKIFDVFEEEHPNITVEFEAFQNTEYNQILTTGLAGSDGPDVPMVRAYGQLQPNIEAGQLEPIDGKVEGLDGIAPSVIAGAKGKADGKTYAVPLATQTLQMFYNKQIFEDQGLEVPTTWDEFIDVQEKLLAAGITPMALGAKDDWILPIFADIVGSARYGGSEFEEQVLSGETDFNDPDYVASLGIITEMEKYLTSDVVGVSYTDSQIQFSSGQAAQFPGGSFEIATFRNQAPDLEFGSYQVPVPDDAVLDAPVSPAYADGNFAINSKSTHQDEAVELLNWLATPEFGQLVADELNQFSAIPGVEYEDAAMQEAWSNYEDGQAPYLLLVDFRYGEPLGTAVLGQQVQKMFLGETDAAGAAAALQTGISQWFVPGE is encoded by the coding sequence ATGATGAGGCGACGTATCCTCACCGCCGCAGCGCTGCTGACCGGCTCGGCCCTGCTGCTCAGCGCCTGTGCGCCGAGCGCTTCCAGTGGCGACGAGCAGGCGAGCGGTGACGCGGTCACCTTGAAGGTCTGGTCGTGGCGCACCGAAGACGTCGAGGCCTACAACAAGATCTTCGACGTCTTCGAGGAGGAGCACCCGAACATCACCGTCGAGTTCGAGGCGTTCCAGAACACCGAGTACAACCAGATCCTCACCACCGGCCTCGCGGGCAGCGACGGCCCCGACGTGCCCATGGTGCGCGCCTACGGCCAGCTCCAGCCGAACATCGAGGCCGGTCAGCTCGAGCCGATCGACGGCAAGGTCGAGGGGCTTGACGGCATCGCGCCCAGCGTCATCGCCGGTGCGAAGGGGAAGGCCGACGGCAAGACGTACGCCGTGCCGCTGGCCACCCAGACCCTGCAGATGTTCTACAACAAGCAGATCTTCGAGGACCAGGGCCTCGAGGTCCCGACCACGTGGGACGAGTTCATCGACGTCCAGGAGAAGCTGCTCGCCGCCGGCATCACGCCGATGGCGCTCGGTGCCAAGGACGACTGGATCCTGCCGATCTTCGCCGACATCGTGGGCAGCGCCCGCTACGGCGGTTCGGAGTTCGAGGAGCAGGTGCTCTCGGGCGAGACCGACTTCAACGACCCGGACTACGTCGCTTCGCTCGGCATCATCACCGAGATGGAGAAGTACCTCACCTCCGACGTCGTCGGCGTGAGCTACACCGACAGCCAGATCCAGTTCTCCTCGGGCCAGGCGGCGCAGTTCCCGGGCGGCTCGTTCGAGATCGCGACCTTCCGCAACCAGGCGCCCGACCTCGAGTTCGGTTCCTACCAGGTGCCCGTGCCCGACGACGCCGTGCTCGACGCGCCGGTCTCACCGGCCTACGCCGACGGCAACTTCGCCATCAACTCGAAGTCGACCCACCAGGACGAGGCCGTCGAGCTGCTCAACTGGCTCGCCACCCCCGAGTTCGGCCAGCTCGTCGCCGACGAGCTGAACCAGTTCTCGGCGATCCCCGGGGTCGAGTACGAGGACGCCGCCATGCAGGAGGCGTGGTCCAACTACGAGGACGGCCAGGCTCCGTACCTGCTGCTCGTCGACTTCCGCTACGGCGAGCCGCTCGGCACCGCAGTGCTCGGCCAGCAGGTGCAGAAAATGTTCCTGGGCGAGACGGATGCCGCGGGAGCCGCGGCCGCGCTGCAGACCGGCATCTCGCAGTGGTTCGTCCCCGGCGAGTAG
- a CDS encoding LLM class flavin-dependent oxidoreductase — protein sequence MRTPISIGLIGTTDASTVAALAPRIERLGFHALWLNDVPGGDSLAGLRVAAASTERLGLATGVIPLDRRPVESLDLAGLPERRTSLGVGSGRAAHPLALVEQGVARLRERSDAEIVVGALGPRMRRLAAEQADGALLNWLTPHAAAATTAELHEAGGARRVRSVLYVRTIAEADARAELEAEAERYEHVPAYAANFARLGIRAIDATIDGARDLAGYDSAVDEIVLRAITPSGSLAELERFVETTAAWVERSA from the coding sequence GTGCGCACGCCGATCTCGATCGGACTCATCGGCACCACCGATGCATCGACCGTTGCGGCGCTCGCGCCGCGCATCGAGCGGCTCGGGTTCCACGCGCTGTGGCTCAACGACGTGCCCGGCGGCGACTCGCTCGCGGGCCTTCGCGTCGCCGCAGCGTCGACCGAGCGCCTCGGGCTCGCGACCGGCGTGATCCCGCTCGACCGCCGCCCGGTCGAATCGCTCGACCTCGCCGGGCTTCCCGAGCGGCGCACGAGCCTCGGCGTCGGCTCCGGTCGCGCCGCGCACCCGTTGGCGCTCGTCGAGCAGGGGGTCGCGCGCCTCCGCGAACGCAGCGACGCCGAGATCGTGGTCGGCGCCCTCGGGCCCCGCATGCGCCGACTCGCCGCCGAGCAGGCCGATGGCGCGCTGCTCAACTGGCTGACCCCGCACGCTGCGGCGGCCACGACCGCCGAACTGCACGAGGCGGGCGGCGCGCGCCGCGTGCGGTCGGTGCTTTACGTGCGCACCATCGCCGAGGCCGATGCCCGCGCGGAGCTCGAGGCCGAGGCCGAGCGGTACGAGCACGTGCCGGCGTACGCCGCGAACTTCGCCCGCCTCGGCATCCGCGCGATCGACGCGACGATCGACGGCGCGCGAGATCTCGCCGGATACGACTCCGCGGTCGACGAGATCGTCCTGCGCGCGATCACGCCGAGCGGGTCGCTCGCCGAACTCGAACGGTTCGTCGAGACGACCGCCGCATGGGTCGAGCGCAGCGCGTAG
- a CDS encoding MurR/RpiR family transcriptional regulator: MTDVFVALRQRMPSLSKSEFHIAELVLDRPAVVVESTITRLAELAGTSPASVARFCRAVGYAGYKEFRIAIAGANSREQAARELFRVDDAEIDANDSALDVVTKVAYQEARAIEETARSLDLEALDAVVAGIRTAPRIDVFGAGSSGLTAQDLQLKLHRIGVPSFCWTDAHLALTSFALTGPGSIAIGISHSGQTLETHQMLTLAHGRGATTVAITNYPDSPLAGVADQLLVTSARESRYRTGAMSSRLAQMAIVDFVVVRLLQGEIDRAGELLRLTYDAVQAHRLDG; the protein is encoded by the coding sequence ATGACCGACGTATTCGTCGCCCTCCGACAGCGGATGCCATCGCTCTCGAAGTCCGAGTTCCACATCGCGGAACTCGTGCTGGACCGGCCCGCCGTCGTGGTGGAGTCGACCATCACCCGGCTCGCCGAGCTCGCCGGGACATCCCCCGCTTCAGTCGCCCGCTTCTGCCGAGCAGTGGGATATGCGGGCTACAAGGAGTTCCGCATCGCGATCGCGGGCGCGAACAGCCGTGAACAGGCGGCGCGCGAGCTGTTCCGTGTCGACGACGCGGAGATCGATGCGAACGACTCCGCGCTCGACGTGGTCACGAAAGTGGCCTACCAGGAGGCGCGCGCGATCGAGGAGACCGCGCGCAGCCTCGATCTCGAGGCGCTCGACGCCGTGGTCGCAGGGATCCGAACGGCGCCCCGCATCGACGTCTTCGGCGCGGGCTCGAGCGGACTCACCGCCCAAGACCTGCAACTGAAGCTGCACCGCATCGGCGTGCCGAGCTTCTGCTGGACGGACGCGCACCTCGCCCTGACCTCGTTCGCGCTGACCGGGCCCGGCAGCATCGCGATCGGGATCTCGCATTCGGGCCAGACCCTCGAGACGCACCAGATGCTCACCCTCGCTCACGGCCGCGGTGCCACGACGGTGGCGATCACGAACTACCCCGATTCCCCGCTCGCCGGGGTCGCCGATCAGCTGCTCGTGACGAGCGCGCGCGAGTCCCGGTACCGCACAGGTGCCATGTCGAGCCGCCTGGCGCAGATGGCGATCGTCGACTTCGTCGTCGTGCGCCTGCTGCAGGGCGAGATCGATCGAGCGGGCGAGCTGTTGCGGCTCACCTACGACGCGGTGCAGGCCCACAGACTCGACGGCTGA
- a CDS encoding serine hydrolase domain-containing protein, translating to MRSEGAPIEEIVDRAIGSALGSAATVLVAVDGEVVLEHHAGTTRLWDAPGAPATVDAAPATAATRFDLASITKPIVAAALLGELHAQALDATLPAAELLPEFGDRRGRTTTLAHLLGHTAGLPAEWFDRDPDPDARRFREGARPDTAAGISHRYSCVGYIWAGLATESLAGAPLDDVVHRQVLEPLGMHSTGFRPAPELRASIAATEFQPGRGLVHGEVHDETAAALGGVSGNAGLFATGRDLLRFAEALRTGGEIDGVRVLPANVAAALATPLQLPDDPGYGQALGPRLDEDWMRGLGPQVAGHTGFTGTAFAAEPGGRRSVVLLANRVHPARSSNEVREVRARVVSAASRR from the coding sequence ATGCGTTCCGAGGGTGCTCCCATCGAAGAGATCGTCGACCGGGCGATCGGCTCCGCGCTCGGCTCCGCCGCCACGGTGCTCGTCGCCGTCGACGGCGAGGTCGTGCTCGAGCATCACGCCGGCACGACCCGGCTGTGGGATGCCCCGGGAGCCCCCGCGACCGTCGACGCCGCGCCGGCCACGGCGGCGACGCGCTTCGACCTCGCTTCGATCACCAAGCCGATCGTCGCCGCCGCGCTCCTCGGCGAACTCCACGCGCAGGCTCTCGACGCGACGCTGCCCGCGGCTGAGCTGCTGCCCGAGTTCGGCGACCGCCGCGGGCGGACCACGACCCTGGCGCACCTGCTGGGACACACCGCCGGCCTCCCCGCCGAGTGGTTCGACCGCGATCCGGACCCGGATGCCCGGCGCTTCCGCGAGGGCGCACGGCCCGACACGGCCGCCGGGATCTCGCATCGCTACTCGTGCGTCGGCTACATCTGGGCGGGGCTCGCCACCGAGTCACTCGCGGGCGCGCCGCTGGACGACGTGGTGCACCGACAGGTGCTCGAGCCGCTCGGCATGCATTCGACGGGATTCCGTCCCGCCCCGGAACTGCGCGCCTCCATCGCCGCGACCGAGTTCCAACCCGGTCGCGGCCTCGTGCACGGCGAGGTGCACGACGAGACCGCCGCGGCACTCGGCGGGGTCAGCGGCAACGCAGGCCTCTTCGCGACCGGACGCGACCTGCTGCGCTTCGCCGAGGCGCTGCGCACCGGCGGCGAGATCGACGGCGTCAGAGTGCTTCCGGCCAATGTCGCCGCCGCGCTCGCGACCCCCCTCCAGCTCCCTGACGACCCAGGCTACGGACAGGCGCTCGGGCCGCGGCTCGACGAGGACTGGATGCGGGGACTCGGCCCACAGGTCGCGGGGCACACGGGTTTCACCGGCACCGCCTTCGCCGCCGAGCCGGGCGGTCGACGCTCGGTCGTGCTGCTCGCGAACCGCGTGCATCCCGCACGATCGTCGAACGAGGTGCGCGAGGTGCGGGCTCGCGTCGTCTCCGCGGCATCGAGACGGTGA
- a CDS encoding BadF/BadG/BcrA/BcrD ATPase family protein — translation MSLLLGIDIGGSGSRVAIRAGAGPRRELAGERIGVTAAGSSVPQTAIALLRRARDLWPEEFAGVDGVALGATGLATLVARPEALLQAMGTELAVGRAPSDRRPPTAVAIDAVTAHLGALGGGSGAIVALGTGAVALGTDGHEIWRRVDGWGHLLGDRGSGAWIGNRGLRAAIRAHDGVDASGSALLAAARARFGDPLGWPAQLYTRDDRAGVLAGFAPDVFALASDGDAAATTIVAAAGAEAARSGLAALAPGLEPRLALTGGVVSAGGLLVSTFAETVAVLRPDVETVAPLGDPLDGALRLAGRAAVGGVASRAPYVWADGGTLR, via the coding sequence GTGAGCCTGCTGCTCGGCATCGACATCGGCGGTTCCGGCAGCCGGGTCGCGATCCGCGCCGGGGCCGGTCCGCGGCGTGAACTCGCCGGCGAGCGCATCGGGGTGACCGCGGCCGGGAGCTCGGTTCCCCAGACGGCGATCGCCCTGCTGCGCCGGGCGCGCGACCTCTGGCCCGAGGAGTTCGCCGGGGTCGACGGCGTGGCACTCGGCGCGACGGGGCTCGCCACGCTCGTCGCCCGGCCCGAGGCGCTCCTCCAGGCGATGGGGACCGAACTCGCGGTCGGCAGGGCGCCGTCCGATCGACGCCCGCCCACGGCGGTCGCGATCGACGCCGTCACGGCCCACCTCGGTGCGCTCGGCGGCGGATCGGGTGCGATCGTCGCCCTCGGCACCGGCGCGGTCGCGCTCGGCACCGACGGGCACGAGATCTGGCGCCGCGTCGACGGCTGGGGTCACCTGCTGGGGGATCGCGGCAGCGGCGCGTGGATCGGCAACCGTGGGCTCCGGGCCGCGATCCGTGCGCACGACGGTGTGGACGCGTCGGGCTCGGCGCTGCTCGCCGCCGCTCGTGCCCGCTTCGGCGATCCGCTCGGCTGGCCGGCGCAGTTGTACACCCGTGATGATCGCGCGGGAGTGCTCGCCGGGTTCGCCCCTGACGTGTTCGCGCTCGCGAGCGACGGCGACGCAGCTGCGACGACGATCGTCGCGGCAGCCGGCGCGGAGGCGGCTCGAAGCGGCCTCGCCGCGCTCGCACCCGGGCTCGAGCCGAGGCTCGCTCTGACCGGCGGCGTCGTGAGCGCCGGTGGGCTGCTCGTGAGCACATTCGCCGAGACCGTCGCCGTGCTTCGTCCCGACGTCGAGACGGTGGCGCCGCTCGGCGATCCGCTCGACGGTGCCCTGCGTCTCGCCGGCCGCGCTGCAGTCGGAGGCGTCGCCTCGCGCGCGCCCTACGTCTGGGCTGACGGCGGGACACTCCGCTGA